A single Triticum dicoccoides isolate Atlit2015 ecotype Zavitan chromosome 2A, WEW_v2.0, whole genome shotgun sequence DNA region contains:
- the LOC119355615 gene encoding probable GMP synthase [glutamine-hydrolyzing] → MSGSSSRGRLSPASGGGDSEPRSAGSRTRSVSATRGRKASPRPGRDVASATATVEEKKPAAVPTLLPSLSVPAGMRRQELLLRSGFSLDASCSSDASTDSFCSRASTGRIGRPVFGPRKKKTVSQADHKVSAMLEREAGSASPSDASGLKRRCAWVTANTDPCYVAFHDEEWGVPVHDDKKLFELLVLSGSLAELTWPTILNKRSIFREVFMDFDPASVSKLSERKIIAPGSPSSSLLSEQKLRGVIENARQILKVIEEFGSFDKYCWSFVNHRPILSTFRYPRQVPVKTSKADAISKDLVRRGFRSVGPTVVYTFMQVSGMTNDHLVSCYRFAECTAAATGAKPTTESGSEANSGASNHAAEQKANGAANGLAVDIGLSRTIDELSIS, encoded by the exons ATGTCCGGGTCTAGTTCGAGGGGGCGTCTGTCTCCGGCTTCAGGTGGTGGAGACTCTGAGCCGCGGTCTGCGGGGAGCAGGACACGATCTGTGTCTGCTACCCGGGGTCGGAAGGCGTCGCCGAGGCCTGGGAGGGATGTCGCATCAGCAACAGCGACAGTGGAGGAGAAGAAGCCTGCTGCGGTGCCTACATTGCTCCCTTCGCTCAGCGTGCCGGCAGGGATGCGCCGGCAGGAGCTGCTACTGCGCTCAGGGTTCTCTCTTGACGCCTCATGCTCATCAGACGCTTCGACAGACTCGTTCTGCAGCCGGGCATCCACTGGGCGGATTGGGAGGCCGGTGTTtgggccgaggaagaagaagaccgtCTCCCAGGCTGATCATAAGGTCTCTGCCATGCTGGAAAGGGAGGCTGGATCTGCTTCTCCAAGTGATGCTTCTGGTCTGAAGAGGAGGTGTGCTTGGGTGACTGCTAATACCG ATCCATGTTATGTTGCATTTCATGACGAAGAATGGGGAGTTCCAGTTCACGACGACAA GAAGTTGTTTGAGTTACTGGTGCTCTCGGGTTCACTGGCCGAACTTACATGGCCAACAATTTTGAACAAGAGATCTATATTCAG GGAGGTTTTCATGGATTTTGACCCTGCATCAGTCTCTAAATTAAGCGAGAGGAAGATTATTGCACCTGGAAGTCCTAGCAGCTCCTTGTTATCTGAACAGAAATTGCGCGGTGTTATTGAGAATGCACGACAAATACTGAAG GTTATAGAGGAGTTTGGGTCATTTGATAAGTACTGCTGGAGCTTTGTGAACCACAGACCTATATTGAGCACATTCAGGTATCCCCGTCAGGTTCCTGTCAAGACATCTAAAGCGGACGCGATAAGCAAAGATTTGGTCCGAAGGGGTTTCCGCAGCGTAGGCCCAACGGTCGTGTACACCTTCATGCAAGTCTCTGGCATGACCAACGACCACCTCGTCTCCTGCTACCGGTTTGCTGAATGCACCGCAGCCGCAACTGGTGCTAAGCCTACTACCGAATCTGGCAGCGAAGCAAATTCAGGCGCCAGCAATCACGCCGCGGAGCAAAAGGCGAACGGAGCTGCTAACGGACTAGCCGTTGACATTGGGCTGTCCAGAACGATAGACGAGCTCAGCATCTCGTAG